From one Montipora capricornis isolate CH-2021 chromosome 10, ASM3666992v2, whole genome shotgun sequence genomic stretch:
- the LOC138021697 gene encoding pinopsin-like, whose protein sequence is MSKMANYSLDNAQNEGQLRTTFSPSGCIAWLTVLCTIGIATVTVNGLAVIVYLKEPSLRKRSMYLVISLAIADMCVGGISLSIDVFNSGHKYNLWENYLSPAWNSILIAILLPFPIASVTNLAVISLERMHATFRPFKHRVIKKWIFGASVAFVWFTAVLNSSASMYLYAQGYRFNKFYFAYLSILPCCFSIILVSYASIVAKMYCGTRPHHHHGAGSQERKLTTTLFIVTVVSLVLLLPYTLFMFSKTALSSQKNNLHFFLRSLAYANSVVNPLLYAYRIPEFKRAMSSFLGCRPRAQLFPQ, encoded by the coding sequence ATGAGTAAGATGGCTAATTATTCCTTGGATAACGCGCAAAATGAAGGACAACTTAGAACGACGTTTTCTCCATCGGGGTGCATTGCTTGGCTTACAGTACTTTGTACTATAGGTATTGCCACAGTAACGGTCAATGGCCTTGCAGTCATTGTTTATCTCAAAGAGCCCAGTCTTCGCAAGCGTAGTATGTATCTGGTGATCAGTCTGGCGATAGCAGACATGTGTGTTGGAGGAATCTCGCTGAGCATAGACGTGTTCAATTCAGGACATAAATACAACCTTTGGGAGAACTATTTGTCGCCAGCATGGAACAGTATTTTAATTGCTATCCTTTTGCCCTTTCCAATAGCCTCGGTGACAAACCTTGCTGTTATTTCTTTGGAGCGGATGCACGCCACGTTTCGTCCATTTAAGCATCGTGTCATTAAAAAGTGGATTTTTGGAGCATCAGTTGCGTTCGTTTGGTTTACCGCTGTGCTAAACTCCTCGGCTTCCATGTACTTATATGCCCAAGGCTATCGTTTTAATAAGTTTTACTTCGCGTATTTGTCAATATTGCCTTGTTGCTTTTCTATTATCCTTGTTTCGTATGCGTCTATTGTTGCTAAAATGTACTGCGGAACTCGTCCTCACCACCATCATGGCGCGGGAAGtcaagaaagaaaactgaccacGACACTTTTCATAGTGACAGTTGTATCTTTAGTATTGTTGTTACCGTACACTCTTTTCATGTTCTCCAAAACAGCCCTTTCcagtcaaaaaaataatttgcatttctttttgcGATCTTTAGCCTATGCCAATTCCGTAGTCAATCCCCTTTTGTATGCCTATAGAATCCCAGAATTCAAAAGAGCGATGTCTTCATTTTTGGGCTGTAGACCACGAGCTCAGCTTTTCCCTCAGTAG